From Lolium perenne isolate Kyuss_39 chromosome 5, Kyuss_2.0, whole genome shotgun sequence, a single genomic window includes:
- the LOC127304804 gene encoding phytosulfokines 5-like, which translates to MTRRCGTSSAPPFAALALLLLLSFSRCAAAARLLPASTAPHEDSSVIDVKAADAASDGLGALPAEGGKVGNGEEPAPEVTMAAAEDLEKEEEACEEGITAEECMQRRLLHDAHLDYIYTQRKGRP; encoded by the exons ATGACGAGACGCTGCGGTACCTCGtcggcgccgccgttcgccgctCTTGCCCTGCTTCTCCTCCTTTCCTTCTCCCGCTGCGCGGCGGCCGCTCGCCTCCTCCCTGCCAGCACTGCTCCTCACGAAG ATTCTAGCGTAATCGACGTCAAGGCGGCCGACGCTGCGTCAGACGGGCTAGGGGCGCTTCCGGCGGAAGGCGGCAAGGTCGGCAATGGCGAGGAGCCAGCCCCGGAGGTGACGATGGCGGCGGCAGAGGATCTCGAAAAGGAGGAGGAGGCGTGCGAGGAGGGGATCACCGCCGAGGAGTGCATGCAGAGGAGGCTCCTCCACGACGCCCACCTCGACTACATCTACACGCAGCGCAAGGGCAGGCCATGA